The following are encoded together in the Choloepus didactylus isolate mChoDid1 chromosome 7, mChoDid1.pri, whole genome shotgun sequence genome:
- the ZNF322 gene encoding zinc finger protein 322 — MYTSDERCNQRTQKRKIYHVCPQKAKKIFIHVHKITQIDDQIYQCLECEQSFCENLALIMCERIYTGEKPYRCDMCEKTFIQSSDLISHQRIHTYEKPYKCSKCEKSFWHHLALSGHQRTHAGKKFYTCDICDKNFGQSSDLLVHQRSHTGEKPYLCSECDKCFSRSTNLIRHRRTHTGEKPFKCLECEKAFSGKSDLISHQRTHTGERPYKCNKCEKSYRHRSAFIVHKRVHTGEKPYKCGACEKCFGQKSDLIVHQRVHTGEKPYKCLECMRSFTRSANLIRHQATHTHTFKCLEFEKSFNCNSDLIVHQRIHMEEKPHQWSTCENGFLLGMDFVTQQKMRTQTEELHYKYSLCDKNFHQTSALLQHQTIHIGEKPYTCNVGEKGLDLSPPHASESSQMSSLAEKL, encoded by the coding sequence ATGTACACTTCAGACGAGAGATGTAATCAGagaactcagaaaagaaaaatatatcatgtaTGCCCTCAGAAGGCTAAAAAGATTTTTATTCATGTGCATAAGATCACTCAAATAGATGATCAAATATACCAGTGCCTTGAATGCGAGCAAAGCTTCTGTGAAAACTTAGCTCTTATTATGTGTGAGAGAATCTATACTGGGGAGAAACCTTATAGATGTGATATGTGTGAGAAAACCTTCATCCAAAGCTCAGATCTTATATCACACCAGAGGATCCACACTTATGAGAAACCTTACAAATGTAGCAAATGTGAAAAGAGCTTTTGGCACCACTTAGCCCTATCAGGACACCAGAGAACACATGCAGGTAAAAAATTTTATACGTGTGACATTTGTGACAAGAATTTTGGTCAGAGCTCTGATCTGCTTGTCCACCAGAGAAGCCATACAGGCGAGAAACCTTATCTATGTAGTGAATGTGATAAATGCTTTAGTCGAAGTACAAACCTCATAAGGCACCGAAGaactcacacaggggagaaaccatTTAAATGTCTAGAATGTGAAAAAGCTTTTAGTGGGAAATCAGATCTTATTAGCCACCAGAGAACTCATACGGGTGAAAGGCCCTACAAATGTAATAAGTGTGAGAAGAGTTACCGACACCGTTCAGCCTTCATTGTACATAAAAGAGTTCATACTGGGGAGAAGCCCTATAAGTGTGGTGCCTGTGAGAAATGCTTTGGCCAGAAATCAGACCTTATTGTGCATCAGAGAGTCCACACAGGTGAGAAGCCGTATAAATGCTTAGAATGTATGAGAAGTTTTACCCGGAGTGCCAACTTAATCAGGCACCAAGCAACTCACACTCACACTTTTAAATGCCTTGAATTTGAGAAGAGTTTCAACTGTAACTCAGACCTTATTgtgcatcagagaattcatatgGAAGAGAAGCCACATCAGTGGTCTACATGTGAGAATGGCTTCCTCCTAGGCATGGACTTTGTTACACAGCAGAAAATGAGAACTCAAACAGAGGAGCTACATTATAAATACAGTTTGTGTGATAAAAACTTTCACCAGACCTCAGCCCTTCTTCAACACCAGACAATCCACATTGGTGAAAAACCATATACCTGTAATGTGGGTGAGAAAGGCCTTGACCTCAGCCCTCCCCATGCATCAGAATCCTCACAAATGTCTTCACTAGCTGAGAAGTTATAA